One segment of Pseudoalteromonas rubra DNA contains the following:
- a CDS encoding GDP-mannose 4,6-dehydratase, translated as MANAPILVLGSNSFSGASFCAHLLKQEHSVLAVSRSAEPHSALLPYKWQANQPDFHQLDLNHQLDDIMALIKRHKVNTVYNFAAQSMVGQSWQYPEHWFMTNAVSTIKLHNQLKDLDHLDKYVHISTPEVYGSCEGLVQEHRNYQPSTPYAVSRAAADMSLHTFFDVYKFPVLFTRAANVYGEGQQLYRIIPRTILFALLGKVLPLHGGGHSTRSFIHIDDVSDATLKIGNHGTLGETYHISTERMITIRALVELICDMLQVPFEQVCAVTEDRLGKDAAYLLDSNKVRSELNWQDQVSLENGLERTIAWVKQYQSELGTLPHDYIHKA; from the coding sequence ATGGCTAATGCGCCAATCCTTGTACTCGGTAGTAACTCCTTTTCGGGCGCATCGTTTTGCGCCCATTTACTAAAACAAGAACATTCAGTGCTGGCTGTCAGCCGCTCAGCAGAACCACATAGCGCGCTATTGCCCTACAAGTGGCAGGCAAACCAGCCAGACTTTCATCAACTCGACCTGAACCACCAGCTGGACGACATTATGGCGCTCATCAAACGCCATAAAGTTAATACTGTCTATAACTTTGCTGCACAGAGCATGGTGGGACAAAGCTGGCAATATCCAGAACACTGGTTTATGACCAACGCAGTCTCGACCATCAAGCTGCATAATCAGCTCAAGGACCTAGATCACCTCGACAAGTACGTGCATATCTCCACGCCTGAGGTCTACGGTAGCTGCGAAGGCCTGGTCCAAGAGCACCGTAACTACCAACCGAGCACTCCTTATGCGGTGTCTCGTGCTGCAGCAGATATGAGCTTGCATACGTTTTTTGATGTCTACAAATTCCCTGTATTATTTACCCGTGCAGCGAATGTGTATGGTGAAGGCCAACAACTTTATCGCATCATCCCAAGAACCATTTTGTTTGCCTTGTTAGGTAAGGTATTACCCCTGCATGGCGGCGGTCACTCTACCCGTTCATTTATTCATATCGATGATGTGTCAGATGCCACACTGAAAATAGGCAATCACGGCACACTGGGCGAGACGTATCATATTTCGACCGAGCGCATGATCACCATTCGCGCATTAGTTGAGCTTATCTGCGATATGCTGCAAGTGCCCTTTGAGCAGGTCTGCGCTGTCACAGAAGACCGCCTCGGCAAAGATGCAGCTTACCTGCTGGACAGCAACAAGGTCCGCTCAGAACTCAACTGGCAGGATCAAGTCTCGCTGGAAAACGGCCTGGAGCGCACCATCGCCTGGGTGAAACAGTACCAGAGCGAACTTGGCACATTACCCCATGACTACATTCATAAAGCGTGA
- a CDS encoding transketolase — translation MTHLISAQIRHTLCDVSNKTKTPHLGSCLSCVDILTALYWNVMNIYPDQPTHPERDYFLLGKGHAASALYTSLAYRGFFPVEDLYQHGSTGSRFEEHPGIHAPDGVETVSGSLGHALSLATGMALSKQLQGANNRFYVLMGDGEINEGTVWEAAMFAAGKHLSNLVAIVDFNKLQGTGESTEIMHLEPLEEKWRAFGWHTMRVDGHDLSALVQALEAAKSIQQPVCIVADTIKGKGVSFMENDNNWHYRIPTEQEVAHAKQELGLS, via the coding sequence ATGACCCATTTAATTTCAGCTCAAATTCGCCATACTTTGTGCGATGTTTCAAACAAAACAAAAACCCCTCACCTGGGTAGCTGCCTGTCATGTGTAGATATTCTCACAGCCTTATATTGGAACGTGATGAACATATACCCTGATCAGCCAACGCATCCGGAGCGAGACTATTTTTTACTTGGTAAAGGCCATGCCGCCAGCGCTTTATATACAAGCTTGGCCTACCGCGGGTTCTTTCCTGTTGAAGATTTATATCAGCACGGCAGCACCGGCAGTCGATTTGAGGAGCACCCGGGGATCCATGCCCCTGATGGTGTAGAAACAGTCTCAGGATCTCTGGGCCATGCGCTGTCTCTGGCAACAGGTATGGCACTCAGTAAACAGCTCCAGGGGGCCAATAACCGTTTTTATGTGCTCATGGGCGACGGCGAAATCAATGAAGGTACGGTCTGGGAGGCGGCGATGTTTGCGGCCGGCAAGCACTTAAGTAACCTGGTTGCCATTGTCGATTTTAACAAGTTACAAGGTACTGGTGAAAGTACCGAAATTATGCATCTGGAGCCACTGGAAGAGAAATGGCGTGCATTCGGCTGGCATACAATGCGTGTCGACGGTCATGATCTCAGTGCGCTGGTACAGGCTTTGGAAGCCGCAAAATCCATCCAACAACCTGTATGCATTGTCGCGGATACTATAAAAGGCAAAGGTGTGTCATTTATGGAAAACGACAATAACTGGCATTACCGTATTCCAACAGAACAAGAAGTGGCGCACGCGAAACAGGAGCTGGGATTATCATGA
- a CDS encoding transketolase family protein has product MRNAFARVLTELAKDDNSLLLYYADIGNRLFNPLKEFAEDRTINAGIAEANMASMAAGSAMMGHKPFIYTITPFTTSRNFEQIKIDIAYQNQPVIIVGTGSGLSYANLGPTHHSFEDIALMRALPNMHVICPADAYELEQLMPQLIKLNAPCYFRIGKKNEPAVHEGKPALTFGKVHVMRPGERIAVLSSGTIMPLAQELVHTLNERGVSPELVSFHTVKPLDQDYLNDAMTRFDHVITLEEHNVNGGFGSAVLEYFSEQVNWPRVHRFGIPDRFIDQVHSTADARAKAGLTVTDIMNTLSERGVV; this is encoded by the coding sequence ATGAGAAACGCATTTGCACGAGTCCTGACTGAGCTTGCCAAAGATGACAACAGCCTGCTGCTTTATTATGCAGATATCGGCAATCGGTTGTTTAACCCGTTAAAAGAGTTTGCAGAAGATCGTACCATCAATGCCGGGATCGCCGAAGCCAATATGGCTTCTATGGCCGCAGGCAGCGCAATGATGGGCCACAAACCCTTTATTTATACTATCACCCCGTTTACCACGTCACGGAACTTTGAGCAGATCAAGATTGATATCGCCTATCAGAATCAACCTGTGATCATCGTCGGTACCGGCTCTGGCTTATCGTATGCCAACCTGGGCCCGACTCATCACTCGTTCGAAGACATTGCTTTGATGCGTGCCTTGCCAAATATGCACGTGATCTGCCCGGCTGATGCCTATGAACTAGAGCAACTGATGCCACAGCTAATCAAGCTCAATGCGCCCTGTTACTTCAGGATCGGTAAAAAGAACGAGCCAGCAGTACACGAGGGTAAACCTGCTCTTACCTTTGGCAAGGTGCATGTGATGCGCCCCGGTGAGCGTATTGCCGTACTCAGTAGCGGCACCATTATGCCACTGGCACAGGAATTAGTGCACACCTTAAACGAACGTGGTGTGTCACCTGAGCTGGTGAGCTTCCACACCGTTAAGCCACTGGACCAGGATTACCTCAACGACGCAATGACACGTTTTGACCACGTGATCACACTCGAAGAGCACAATGTCAATGGTGGCTTCGGTAGTGCGGTTTTGGAATACTTTAGCGAACAGGTAAACTGGCCACGGGTACACCGTTTCGGGATCCCCGACCGCTTTATCGATCAGGTGCACTCTACCGCGGATGCCAGAGCGAAAGCAGGCCTGACTGTGACTGATATTATGAATACCTTATCAGAGCGAGGTGTAGTGTGA
- a CDS encoding NAD-dependent epimerase/dehydratase family protein: MSNKTVLVTGATGYKGTVLVPKLLAKGYQVIALDTQWFGNFLPEHENLTVIKGDVRHTSDIELGGVHSIIHLASIANDPCGDLDPKLTWEVSALATMQLADKAKRAGIKQFIYASSGSVYGVKDEEQVTEDLTLEPISEYNKTKMVAERVLLSYADDMAVQIVRPATVCGLSPRQRLDVSVNMLTMQALENSKITVFGGAQVRPNIHIDDITDLYIYMLEHPEKTSGVFNAGFENISIMDIANMVKAQVECDIEVTPSNDPRCYRINSDKLLETGFKPTKNVATAIEELIAAYRAGQLKNEDRFYNLKWMQREVL, encoded by the coding sequence ATGAGCAATAAAACCGTTTTAGTGACCGGTGCCACCGGATATAAGGGCACGGTATTAGTACCTAAGCTGCTCGCCAAAGGCTACCAGGTTATCGCGCTGGACACCCAATGGTTCGGTAACTTCCTGCCTGAACACGAAAACCTCACTGTGATTAAAGGTGACGTGCGTCATACCTCAGACATTGAACTGGGTGGTGTACACAGCATTATTCATCTGGCCTCGATTGCCAATGACCCCTGTGGAGACCTGGACCCTAAACTGACCTGGGAAGTAAGCGCACTGGCCACAATGCAGCTGGCAGACAAAGCGAAACGTGCCGGTATCAAGCAATTCATTTACGCCTCTTCAGGCAGTGTTTACGGTGTGAAAGATGAAGAGCAGGTCACTGAAGACTTAACTTTAGAGCCCATCTCAGAATATAACAAAACCAAAATGGTCGCCGAGCGTGTGCTACTAAGCTATGCCGACGATATGGCTGTACAAATTGTTCGCCCTGCCACCGTGTGTGGTTTATCGCCCCGTCAAAGACTGGATGTGTCCGTCAATATGTTGACGATGCAGGCACTTGAAAATAGCAAAATCACCGTTTTTGGTGGTGCGCAAGTAAGGCCAAACATCCATATTGACGATATTACTGACCTGTATATCTATATGCTGGAACACCCAGAGAAAACCAGTGGGGTGTTCAATGCAGGCTTTGAGAATATCTCCATCATGGATATCGCGAACATGGTAAAAGCTCAGGTGGAGTGCGACATTGAAGTGACACCTTCAAACGACCCAAGGTGTTACCGCATCAACTCAGACAAACTCCTTGAGACCGGCTTTAAGCCAACTAAAAATGTCGCCACTGCGATTGAAGAGCTGATCGCCGCGTATCGCGCAGGCCAGTTAAAAAATGAAGATCGCTTCTATAACCTTAAATGGATGCAGCGGGAAGTATTATGA
- a CDS encoding class I SAM-dependent methyltransferase, with protein sequence MTTFIKREIPMSGQEIDLLRNYPKSKRDTKGRANVITEADREIARQYGKDFFDGDRTYGYGGFSYLPRFWQPVVPDLKAHFGLDSGSSLLDVGCAKGFMLYDLQQLIPGMTLRGLDISEYALEHAKEEVKDLLTQGNAKALPYEDNSFDVVMSINTIHNLEENECAMALREIERVSRGKSFITVDAYRNNEEKERMMEWALTAKTIMHVDDWKQFFRDNGYSGDFYWFIP encoded by the coding sequence ATGACTACATTCATAAAGCGTGAGATCCCCATGTCCGGACAAGAAATCGATTTATTAAGAAATTACCCTAAATCTAAGCGCGATACCAAAGGCCGCGCCAACGTAATCACCGAAGCGGACCGTGAAATTGCCAGACAATACGGCAAGGACTTCTTTGATGGCGATCGTACCTATGGTTATGGTGGCTTTAGTTACTTACCCCGTTTCTGGCAACCCGTGGTACCGGATCTCAAAGCACACTTCGGCCTCGATTCAGGCTCCAGCCTGCTGGACGTGGGATGTGCAAAAGGCTTTATGCTGTACGACCTGCAACAGTTGATCCCAGGTATGACATTGCGCGGACTGGATATTTCAGAATACGCACTGGAACATGCCAAAGAAGAAGTCAAAGATCTACTGACGCAAGGCAATGCCAAAGCCCTGCCCTACGAAGACAATAGCTTTGACGTCGTGATGTCAATCAACACCATTCATAACCTGGAAGAAAATGAGTGCGCCATGGCACTGCGTGAAATTGAGCGCGTCAGCCGTGGCAAATCTTTTATTACCGTTGATGCATATCGCAACAACGAAGAAAAAGAGCGCATGATGGAATGGGCTCTGACCGCCAAAACAATAATGCATGTGGATGACTGGAAGCAGTTCTTCCGCGACAACGGATATAGTGGCGATTTTTATTGGTTTATTCCTTAA
- a CDS encoding zinc-binding dehydrogenase gives MKAAILFETGQPLKIVDGIALPELTTGQVQVKILYSGLCHSQLMEVSGGRGEDKYLPHLLGHEGVGIVESVGEGVSKVQPGDKVVIGWLKGDGLDAPGGKYPHDGYLINSGSATTLSEKSIVAENRVVKLPADFPEKIAILFGCALPTGMGIVFNELKPEPEKHIAIFGMGGIGMSALLAAKLFSPTKLIAVDVSPQKLEIAKQLGATHTIDASSCDPVSEIIKLTNNVGVDYSIEAGGTTRTIEQAFESVKDNGGQCIFASHPRAEEKIALEPHAFHRGKSIRGSWGGGSKPDVDIPKFIKLYQNNEVDLEALLSRVYRLDEVNEALEDLKNKKIIRAVIEIAS, from the coding sequence ATGAAAGCAGCTATATTATTCGAAACAGGTCAGCCCTTAAAAATTGTTGATGGCATTGCGCTTCCGGAATTAACCACAGGTCAGGTTCAGGTCAAAATCCTATACAGCGGCTTGTGTCATTCACAATTAATGGAAGTCAGCGGCGGCCGGGGTGAAGACAAGTACCTTCCTCATCTGCTCGGTCATGAGGGCGTAGGCATTGTCGAAAGCGTCGGAGAGGGAGTGTCCAAAGTACAACCCGGAGATAAAGTCGTAATAGGCTGGCTCAAAGGCGATGGCCTTGATGCACCTGGCGGAAAATACCCGCATGATGGTTACCTCATCAATTCAGGCAGCGCCACCACCCTGAGTGAAAAAAGCATCGTTGCCGAAAACCGAGTGGTGAAACTTCCTGCTGACTTTCCGGAAAAAATCGCGATCCTGTTTGGCTGTGCACTCCCTACAGGCATGGGTATTGTGTTTAACGAATTAAAGCCTGAACCAGAAAAACACATCGCCATCTTTGGCATGGGTGGGATCGGCATGAGTGCGTTACTTGCAGCGAAACTCTTTTCTCCTACGAAGCTGATTGCCGTGGACGTCAGCCCGCAAAAACTTGAGATAGCCAAACAGCTTGGTGCCACACACACCATAGATGCCAGCAGCTGCGATCCGGTCTCTGAAATCATTAAACTGACAAACAACGTCGGTGTTGATTACAGTATTGAAGCAGGTGGTACCACACGCACCATAGAGCAAGCTTTTGAGTCTGTGAAGGACAATGGAGGCCAGTGTATATTCGCCTCACACCCTCGTGCTGAAGAAAAGATAGCACTGGAACCACATGCATTCCACAGAGGTAAATCGATCCGAGGTAGCTGGGGTGGCGGCTCCAAGCCAGATGTCGATATTCCTAAGTTTATCAAACTATACCAGAATAATGAGGTCGACCTGGAAGCCCTGCTTAGTCGAGTGTATCGATTGGATGAAGTAAATGAAGCCCTGGAAGATCTGAAAAACAAAAAAATTATCCGGGCCGTGATCGAAATTGCCAGCTGA
- a CDS encoding HAD family hydrolase produces MIIGIDFDNTIADYTGVFYRVGCALGWLPESVGQSKNEVKQYFISQDNEARWTELQGIVYGKEITQAQPYPGALDAMQRLQAHGHQLAIVSHKTKYPIIGKRVDFHEAATQWLISHKFIGSIDAPVCSEAVFFNETKEQKIARIAQLDCAVFIDDLPSILTHSDFPAQCQGVLFAPDKHPDHDGAYINQWQALDAWLCSQSN; encoded by the coding sequence GTGATCATCGGTATTGATTTTGATAACACCATTGCCGACTACACCGGCGTGTTTTATCGCGTCGGCTGTGCGCTTGGTTGGTTACCTGAGTCGGTTGGCCAAAGTAAAAATGAGGTCAAGCAATACTTTATCAGCCAGGATAACGAAGCCAGATGGACTGAGTTACAAGGCATCGTCTACGGCAAAGAAATTACTCAGGCACAGCCGTATCCAGGCGCACTCGATGCGATGCAGCGCTTGCAAGCTCATGGTCACCAACTGGCCATAGTATCACATAAAACGAAATACCCGATTATCGGAAAACGGGTCGACTTTCATGAAGCGGCGACCCAGTGGCTCATAAGCCATAAGTTTATCGGCTCAATTGATGCACCTGTTTGTTCTGAAGCTGTTTTCTTCAATGAGACCAAAGAGCAAAAGATCGCGCGTATTGCACAACTCGACTGCGCCGTATTTATCGATGATTTACCCAGCATTCTGACTCACAGCGATTTTCCCGCCCAATGCCAGGGCGTTTTGTTTGCGCCAGATAAACACCCGGACCACGACGGCGCGTATATTAACCAGTGGCAAGCTCTGGATGCCTGGCTATGTTCTCAGTCGAACTAA
- a CDS encoding TylF/MycF/NovP-related O-methyltransferase, giving the protein MEVVIFGAGKGGSNTYQLLKTQSDINVVAFSDNNESIWYTEMFGVEIMAPEQLQGLDFDKIIIASQYRKQIRPQLESLGISPDKIEVAHQNLMDGTSVNDNIFHVYSDHKEPDYKPYVSLREETFRTLAKYTELVISRDIKGDIAEFGCGTGQSSYMLSKTMRDCNNYYGTNSKLHLFDSFEGLPVSKSEVDLESPLVQAGVWGECACASISADTLSDTIRSQLDFNNFQTYEGWFNETLPTIASGTQFSLVHLDCDLYESTMQVLEHLLANNMLSAGAVLMFDDWSCNNNSPLFGQQKAWTDICDKYQIVFNDREYYGFGSHVKVIHSYQPK; this is encoded by the coding sequence ATGGAAGTAGTAATATTTGGAGCAGGAAAAGGCGGAAGCAATACATATCAACTCTTAAAAACCCAGAGTGATATAAACGTAGTTGCTTTTTCCGATAACAATGAGTCTATTTGGTATACCGAGATGTTTGGTGTTGAGATTATGGCACCAGAGCAACTCCAAGGGCTGGACTTTGATAAAATAATCATTGCCAGTCAGTATAGAAAACAAATAAGACCACAGTTAGAGTCACTCGGTATTTCACCTGACAAAATTGAAGTTGCCCATCAAAACCTGATGGACGGAACCAGCGTAAACGATAATATTTTCCACGTTTACTCAGACCATAAAGAGCCAGATTACAAACCTTATGTGTCGCTCAGAGAAGAAACCTTTAGAACGCTTGCGAAATATACCGAACTGGTTATTTCGAGAGATATCAAAGGTGACATTGCAGAGTTTGGATGTGGTACTGGCCAGTCTAGTTACATGCTCAGCAAAACAATGCGCGATTGTAATAATTACTACGGAACAAATAGCAAACTGCATTTGTTCGATAGTTTTGAAGGACTGCCCGTTTCTAAAAGTGAAGTTGATTTGGAGTCTCCGCTAGTGCAAGCGGGTGTATGGGGTGAATGTGCTTGTGCTTCAATCAGTGCGGACACGCTGAGCGATACCATACGCTCACAGCTTGATTTTAACAACTTTCAAACTTACGAAGGTTGGTTTAACGAAACGCTACCCACTATTGCCTCTGGCACGCAATTTAGCTTAGTACACTTAGATTGTGATTTGTATGAATCCACAATGCAAGTACTTGAGCACTTATTAGCCAACAATATGCTATCAGCAGGTGCGGTATTAATGTTTGACGATTGGAGTTGTAACAACAATTCACCTTTGTTTGGACAACAAAAAGCATGGACTGATATTTGTGATAAATACCAGATAGTGTTTAACGACAGAGAATACTATGGATTTGGCTCTCATGTGAAAGTGATTCACTCATACCAACCAAAGTAA
- a CDS encoding SIS domain-containing protein yields MSKQQGIVAPIPRRDPIVALTEDYVHTLSQVLTQLDGNEIKQLVSTLLDMKAKGGTLYLCGNGGSAANAIHLANDFTFGVHPQGDALKVEALAANSSVLTCLGNDIGYDNIFAHQLKVKASKHDVLMVLSGSGNSGNIIRAIEQAHLLGMHTVGILGFDGGKAKPLVDQAFHFAIQDMQISEDTQVVIGHILMKALYQELNHG; encoded by the coding sequence ATGAGCAAGCAACAAGGCATCGTCGCCCCAATCCCTCGCCGGGATCCCATTGTCGCCCTGACCGAAGACTATGTGCATACACTGAGTCAGGTGCTGACGCAGCTCGATGGCAATGAAATTAAACAGCTGGTCAGTACTTTACTGGATATGAAAGCCAAAGGCGGTACCTTGTATTTATGTGGTAATGGCGGGTCTGCGGCCAACGCCATCCACCTTGCGAACGACTTTACATTTGGTGTTCACCCTCAAGGAGATGCCCTCAAAGTTGAGGCGCTGGCAGCAAATAGTTCAGTGTTAACTTGCCTCGGCAATGACATCGGTTACGACAACATTTTTGCCCATCAACTTAAGGTAAAAGCAAGTAAGCACGATGTGCTGATGGTGCTCTCAGGTAGCGGCAATTCAGGCAATATCATTCGTGCTATAGAGCAAGCTCACTTGCTCGGTATGCATACCGTCGGGATACTCGGTTTTGATGGTGGTAAAGCCAAGCCACTGGTCGACCAGGCATTTCACTTTGCGATCCAGGACATGCAGATCTCTGAGGATACCCAAGTGGTGATCGGACATATTTTAATGAAAGCCCTTTATCAGGAGCTCAATCATGGCTAA
- a CDS encoding cytidylyltransferase domain-containing protein, with product MNKVQIIIQARMTSTRLPGKVLLPLCTSTVLQVMLERLQDLTENVIVATTDDGSEHPIVALCQRLGVKYFRGSTEDVLSRYYLAARQFGAQDNTAIVRLTSDCPLIDADLVRQAITYYHNHDVDMVSLGPHSGFPRGLDTCVFAFRLLARTHQLATSAPDREHVTLGMAKFNTMNSHIISAGDDHSHYRLTLDEPDDYTAIKAIYQQLDNRLDFGYSELLETLKNHPHLADINKHVEQKTV from the coding sequence ATGAATAAAGTTCAGATCATTATTCAGGCAAGAATGACCTCTACTCGTCTACCCGGCAAAGTACTGCTGCCACTGTGTACTAGCACTGTGCTGCAAGTGATGTTGGAGCGACTTCAAGATTTGACGGAAAATGTGATCGTAGCAACGACCGACGATGGCAGCGAACACCCTATTGTCGCTCTGTGTCAACGTCTTGGAGTGAAGTATTTTCGGGGCAGTACTGAAGATGTACTGAGTCGCTACTATCTGGCAGCCCGTCAGTTTGGTGCACAAGACAATACCGCCATTGTACGCCTGACCAGTGACTGTCCTCTCATTGATGCTGATTTGGTTCGTCAAGCCATCACTTACTACCATAATCATGACGTAGATATGGTCAGCCTCGGCCCACATAGCGGTTTTCCTCGCGGTCTCGATACCTGTGTATTCGCATTTCGATTGCTGGCGCGCACACACCAGCTCGCAACAAGCGCACCAGACAGAGAGCATGTCACTTTAGGTATGGCAAAGTTCAATACCATGAATAGCCACATCATCAGTGCAGGCGACGACCACAGCCACTATCGGCTGACACTAGACGAGCCGGACGACTACACCGCAATTAAGGCAATATATCAGCAATTGGATAACCGCCTCGACTTTGGTTACAGCGAGTTGTTAGAAACATTAAAGAATCATCCCCACCTTGCCGATATAAATAAGCACGTTGAACAAAAAACTGTTTAG
- a CDS encoding radical SAM/SPASM domain-containing protein, producing MSTNKPKLTKYPKRVLMDLSSDCNLKCPMCVVHGDTDNPKVNAIIKKQMKATDAKQILDEIVGHTTTIGPGLWSEPLMGRDIMMHLRSMKRRGFTLSMNTNALLLNKKTATNLVEIGVDSITISIDSTTNETLSKIRGVEKLEKIQDHVLQLLAIRGDSAVPRIGVSFTKQPENQHEEQEFIEKWTEIADFVRVGEIFENGKFPNIKINPEDRIPCAELYETMTIHTNGDVSICCLDGFKDVVVGNAVEEGVQNVWQGDKLNEIRKHHENGDWSKVPFCENCDRWASNSFTERQEGNLLIRQSAEFTFYNRIDRLNTWKSR from the coding sequence ATGAGTACCAATAAACCGAAGCTAACCAAGTATCCAAAACGTGTTCTGATGGATCTGAGCTCGGACTGCAATCTGAAATGTCCGATGTGTGTCGTTCATGGTGATACCGATAATCCCAAAGTTAATGCCATCATAAAAAAACAAATGAAGGCAACGGACGCGAAGCAAATACTTGATGAGATAGTTGGTCATACAACCACCATCGGACCTGGATTGTGGAGTGAACCACTTATGGGTCGGGACATCATGATGCACCTGAGAAGTATGAAACGTCGCGGCTTTACGCTGTCTATGAATACCAATGCACTGCTGCTCAACAAAAAGACCGCAACCAATTTAGTGGAAATCGGCGTTGACAGCATAACCATCAGTATTGACTCAACAACGAACGAAACGTTGAGCAAAATTCGTGGCGTCGAAAAGCTTGAAAAGATCCAGGACCACGTCTTGCAGTTACTAGCCATACGTGGCGACTCAGCAGTACCAAGAATAGGCGTCTCTTTCACAAAACAACCAGAAAATCAGCATGAAGAACAAGAATTCATAGAAAAGTGGACCGAAATAGCGGATTTTGTTCGGGTGGGTGAGATTTTCGAAAACGGTAAATTCCCCAATATTAAAATTAACCCTGAAGATAGAATTCCATGCGCAGAGTTGTATGAGACGATGACAATACACACCAATGGTGATGTCTCAATTTGTTGTCTGGACGGATTTAAAGACGTAGTGGTGGGTAATGCCGTGGAAGAAGGCGTTCAAAACGTATGGCAAGGCGACAAGTTAAACGAAATCCGCAAACACCATGAAAATGGTGACTGGAGTAAAGTGCCTTTTTGTGAAAACTGTGACCGCTGGGCTTCAAACAGCTTCACAGAGAGACAAGAAGGAAACTTACTGATTCGCCAATCCGCAGAATTCACTTTTTACAACCGAATCGACAGGCTAAACACTTGGAAAAGCAGGTAA
- a CDS encoding phosphotransferase, which produces MFSVELTHFISCTLGQEDWHCSDLPQGANNQGYKLSAGGQPYFLKCFAPGARALNKLHNEYQFSCQLSAAGITQIARPLNYCPATLSAIYEFIDGQAVEQITQHDISAAYDFIQAINGPNIARAALNEATDSPALLADFIHLITNRLTRFEAHRGNQDLDVLLTQIETRTQLISATPGIDWQQACPKDVVSPSDFGFHNALKSAGQMYFIDFEYAGTDSSWKLLCDFFAQPALPVALSYLPQFLQSPLFKAQASEPATLKTIYELTLLKWCLIMLNEFLPDVQMRRAFSWNISCLKEKEAKLQQMQLQQLNKSQRYFEQIDHKIHQLQNLLRDS; this is translated from the coding sequence ATGTTCTCAGTCGAACTAACACACTTTATTAGCTGCACTTTGGGTCAGGAAGACTGGCACTGCTCAGACTTGCCTCAGGGTGCAAATAATCAGGGCTACAAGCTTAGTGCGGGCGGCCAACCATATTTCCTGAAGTGCTTTGCACCAGGCGCACGAGCACTCAACAAACTTCACAATGAATATCAGTTTAGCTGTCAGTTGTCTGCAGCAGGCATTACTCAGATCGCTCGACCCCTGAACTATTGCCCGGCAACACTTTCTGCCATTTATGAATTTATTGATGGCCAGGCTGTTGAACAAATCACACAGCATGACATCAGCGCTGCCTATGATTTTATTCAGGCCATTAATGGGCCAAATATTGCCCGTGCTGCACTGAATGAAGCGACAGACAGCCCTGCCCTTTTGGCAGATTTTATTCATCTGATCACGAACCGTCTGACACGATTTGAAGCGCACAGAGGCAATCAGGACCTGGATGTACTGCTGACACAAATAGAAACCCGCACCCAGCTCATTAGCGCGACACCTGGCATCGATTGGCAACAAGCATGCCCTAAAGATGTGGTTTCGCCCTCCGATTTTGGCTTTCACAACGCACTTAAAAGTGCAGGCCAAATGTACTTTATTGACTTTGAGTATGCGGGCACAGACAGCAGCTGGAAACTGCTTTGCGACTTCTTTGCTCAGCCAGCATTGCCTGTTGCACTCTCCTATTTGCCACAATTTTTGCAGTCGCCATTATTTAAGGCGCAAGCATCAGAGCCTGCCACACTCAAAACCATCTATGAGCTCACCTTGCTCAAGTGGTGCCTGATCATGCTCAATGAATTTTTACCCGATGTACAAATGCGCAGAGCGTTTTCCTGGAACATTTCTTGCTTAAAAGAAAAGGAAGCAAAACTGCAGCAGATGCAGTTACAGCAACTCAATAAGAGCCAACGCTATTTTGAACAAATTGACCATAAAATACATCAATTACAGAACCTACTTAGAGACAGTTAA